A region from the Leptolyngbya iicbica LK genome encodes:
- a CDS encoding peptidylprolyl isomerase has protein sequence MDLLKVGDRVLQSEELVPLLSKTNLLSRVIQEVIIDDAIADVELTEDEIQAAEAEFCQRNQISNPEEANAWAKQQYGTSDLIRTTAIRDRQLAKFKQQQFGKDLESYFLQRKSRLDRVLYSLIRTSQLGLAQELYYRIHDDGQPFADLAKEYSEGQESKTGGLIGPVELSVPNPALAGLLSVSKPGQIWPPKRIGEWYVVIRLEKFFPAQLDEQTEQRLLEELFQNWMREQLQQSPVTIPTADTLTVPAQDVPPELAASIPLNRDEITPATSPKADISVAPDASAAANSPDDPWQ, from the coding sequence ATGGATTTGCTTAAGGTTGGCGATCGCGTGTTGCAGTCAGAGGAACTGGTGCCGCTACTCAGCAAAACCAATCTGCTGTCGCGGGTCATTCAAGAAGTGATTATTGATGATGCGATCGCGGATGTCGAACTCACCGAAGACGAAATCCAGGCGGCCGAGGCCGAGTTTTGTCAGCGCAACCAGATCAGCAATCCCGAAGAGGCCAATGCCTGGGCCAAGCAGCAGTACGGCACGTCTGACCTGATTCGCACCACGGCGATTCGCGATCGGCAGTTGGCCAAATTCAAACAGCAGCAATTTGGCAAAGATCTGGAATCTTACTTTCTCCAGCGCAAAAGTCGCCTCGATCGCGTCCTGTATTCCCTGATTCGCACCAGTCAACTGGGCCTCGCCCAAGAGCTTTACTACCGCATTCATGACGATGGTCAGCCCTTTGCCGACCTGGCCAAAGAATATTCCGAAGGCCAGGAATCGAAAACGGGCGGGTTAATCGGCCCGGTCGAACTGAGCGTGCCGAACCCCGCCCTGGCGGGGCTGCTCTCCGTAAGCAAGCCAGGGCAAATCTGGCCACCCAAACGCATTGGCGAATGGTACGTGGTGATTCGTCTGGAAAAGTTCTTCCCCGCCCAACTGGATGAACAAACTGAACAGCGCTTACTGGAAGAACTCTTTCAAAACTGGATGCGAGAGCAACTGCAGCAGTCTCCCGTGACCATTCCGACTGCCGATACGCTGACCGTGCCAGCTCAGGACGTGCCCCCAGAATTGGCGGCGTCGATTCCCCTTAATCGGGACGAAATCACCCCAGCAACGTCCCCAAAGGCAGACATCTCAGTAGCTCCAGACGCATCTGCTGCGGCCAATTCGCCGGATGACCCCTGGCAATAG
- a CDS encoding succinate dehydrogenase/fumarate reductase iron-sulfur subunit, whose protein sequence is MKLTLKVWRQSSPEDTGRFAQYAVDDAHPDMSFLELLDVLNEQLIAQGESPVEFDHDCREGICGSCGMMINGQAHGSQAQTATCQLYLRHFQDGDTITIEPWRARAFPVIKDLVVDRSALDRIITAGGYVSVKTGSAPEANSLPIAKANADLAFDYATCIGCGACVAACPNASASLFTAAKIAHLSLLPQGQVERQQRVQAMTQQMAAEDFGDCSNHGECEAVCPKGISIDAIARMRREYVQSWF, encoded by the coding sequence ATGAAACTCACCCTCAAAGTTTGGCGTCAGTCGAGCCCTGAAGACACGGGCCGTTTTGCTCAATACGCCGTTGACGACGCTCATCCCGACATGTCTTTTTTAGAACTGCTGGATGTGCTGAACGAGCAACTCATCGCCCAGGGCGAGTCTCCGGTTGAGTTTGATCATGACTGTCGCGAGGGCATCTGTGGTTCCTGCGGCATGATGATCAACGGTCAGGCCCACGGCTCACAAGCCCAAACGGCAACTTGTCAGCTATATTTGCGCCACTTTCAAGACGGTGACACGATCACGATTGAACCCTGGCGCGCCCGAGCGTTTCCTGTGATCAAAGATTTAGTCGTCGATCGCTCTGCCTTAGACCGCATCATCACGGCAGGCGGCTATGTTTCCGTCAAAACGGGATCGGCGCCTGAGGCTAACAGCCTCCCCATTGCCAAAGCCAACGCCGATTTAGCCTTTGACTATGCCACTTGCATTGGCTGTGGGGCTTGCGTGGCAGCCTGCCCCAATGCGTCGGCTTCATTGTTCACAGCGGCTAAAATTGCGCACCTCTCCCTCTTACCCCAGGGCCAAGTCGAGCGCCAGCAGCGGGTACAGGCGATGACTCAACAGATGGCCGCCGAAGACTTTGGCGATTGCTCGAACCATGGGGAATGCGAAGCCGTCTGTCCCAAAGGCATTTCAATTGATGCGATCGCGCGAATGCGGCGAGAATACGTCCAGTCGTGGTTCTAA